One stretch of Chryseobacterium indologenes DNA includes these proteins:
- a CDS encoding TAT-variant-translocated molybdopterin oxidoreductase, translating to MASNKIQFRSIHELKDPALNNKLAQKEFQEEIPVEDFLGDAETNGSSTSRRDFLKLLGFSTAAVTLAACEAPVIKTIPYVVKPHDIIPGIPNYYASTYFDGFDFASVLVKTREGRPIKIEPNPAGGDLGKTNARAQASVLSLYDNDKVKQPKLDGKDETFDKVDSFVIKGLEEAKASGKKIVVLSHSFASPTFKKLFAEFKAKYPTAELVTFDAYPYAAGLDAAQEVFGQRALPVYDLNGSELVVSFQADFLGDYNASSLETSYAAARKPGPNMLRHIQVESNMSLTGANADSRYRLKPSAVNKTLVEVYNAIVGGGTSDKTATEIANELKAKGSKGVVFADGSKGAQVLAHLINQKLGSVAFTGKANFLKEFNGARYQEFLGWVNGGQVGVLVTNNVDPIYAHPKGEDFKKSLSKVPYVIAVADKKNEMYKAAKAVIPVANWLESWGDIEPQTGVYSLMQPTIQKIYKSRQIEESLLVWKNGKNNAANNYYDYLKASSASLLGGTSFNKALYNGINASTNSTTLSYAGGNAAQAVAELGNFKASDLELVLYTKTSMGDGTQANNPWLQELPDPITRMSWDNYLTISPKDAEKFAIDNDLNARMQLDGSIVNLTVNGVTIKDVPVFVQPGQAEGSVGLALGYGKKNSGATADTGVNAYPLFDGSNLVLSGVKIEKTGENHEFAGIQLQNTLMGRYEIAKEVPLAEFINVPFDDEHKGWNKPLEYHTISGALPARKIDLWDAFDDTDGPHFNLSIDLNSCTGCGACIIACQAENNVPVVGKEEVRMSRDMYWLRIDRYYSSRQKVEVYEGLKEGMAVPELYGTAFGDGGALNHPADNPDVIFQPVMCQHCNHAPCETVCPVAATSHGKQGQNHMAYNRCIGTRYCANNCPYKVRRFNWFTYNLNDKFDYNMNNDLGRMVLNPDVVVRTRGVMEKCSMCIQMTQNTILEAKKEGRRVKDGEFQTACSKACSTGAMTFGDMNDKDSSIRKVYASNRRYYLLEEIGTKPNVFYHTKVRNRVEK from the coding sequence ATGGCTTCAAACAAAATACAATTCAGAAGTATTCATGAACTTAAAGATCCAGCTTTAAATAATAAGCTGGCTCAGAAAGAGTTTCAGGAAGAAATTCCGGTAGAAGATTTCCTTGGAGATGCTGAGACAAACGGATCAAGTACTTCAAGAAGAGATTTCCTTAAATTATTAGGATTCTCTACAGCAGCAGTAACATTAGCTGCCTGCGAGGCTCCGGTAATCAAAACGATTCCTTATGTGGTAAAGCCGCATGATATTATTCCGGGAATCCCTAACTATTACGCTTCAACATATTTTGATGGTTTCGATTTCGCTAGTGTTTTAGTAAAAACCAGAGAAGGTAGACCCATCAAGATTGAACCAAACCCGGCTGGTGGCGATTTAGGTAAAACTAACGCAAGAGCTCAGGCAAGTGTACTTTCTCTTTATGATAATGATAAAGTAAAGCAGCCTAAACTGGACGGTAAAGATGAAACTTTCGATAAAGTAGACAGTTTCGTTATCAAAGGTTTGGAAGAAGCTAAAGCGTCAGGCAAAAAGATTGTGGTTTTATCACACTCTTTTGCTTCACCAACTTTCAAAAAATTATTTGCAGAATTCAAAGCTAAATATCCTACAGCTGAACTAGTAACCTTCGATGCATATCCGTATGCTGCAGGACTAGATGCTGCTCAGGAAGTATTCGGACAGAGAGCATTACCTGTTTATGACCTTAACGGTTCTGAATTGGTAGTTTCTTTCCAGGCTGATTTCTTAGGAGATTATAACGCTTCAAGTTTAGAGACTTCTTATGCTGCAGCTAGAAAACCAGGACCAAACATGTTGAGACATATCCAAGTGGAATCTAACATGTCATTAACTGGTGCTAACGCTGACTCAAGATACAGATTAAAGCCAAGTGCAGTAAACAAAACTTTAGTTGAAGTTTACAATGCCATCGTAGGAGGTGGTACTTCAGATAAGACCGCAACTGAAATTGCTAATGAACTTAAAGCAAAAGGAAGCAAAGGTGTTGTTTTCGCTGACGGTTCTAAAGGAGCACAAGTTTTAGCACACTTAATCAACCAAAAATTAGGTTCAGTAGCTTTCACTGGTAAAGCAAACTTCCTAAAAGAATTCAACGGTGCAAGATACCAGGAATTCCTAGGTTGGGTAAACGGTGGACAAGTTGGAGTATTAGTTACCAACAACGTAGATCCTATCTATGCTCATCCAAAAGGAGAAGACTTCAAAAAGTCCTTATCTAAAGTTCCTTATGTAATTGCTGTTGCTGATAAGAAAAACGAAATGTACAAAGCAGCTAAGGCTGTTATTCCAGTAGCAAACTGGTTAGAGTCTTGGGGAGATATCGAACCACAGACCGGAGTATATTCATTAATGCAGCCAACAATCCAGAAAATCTACAAATCAAGACAGATTGAAGAATCTCTATTGGTTTGGAAGAATGGTAAGAACAATGCTGCAAACAACTACTACGATTATTTAAAGGCAAGCTCTGCTTCTCTTTTAGGTGGTACTTCTTTCAACAAAGCATTATATAACGGTATCAATGCTTCTACTAACTCAACAACATTATCTTATGCAGGTGGAAACGCTGCTCAGGCTGTTGCTGAATTAGGAAATTTCAAAGCTTCTGATTTAGAATTAGTATTATACACTAAGACTTCCATGGGAGATGGTACTCAGGCAAACAACCCTTGGTTACAAGAGTTACCTGACCCAATCACTAGAATGTCTTGGGATAACTACCTGACAATTTCTCCGAAAGACGCAGAAAAGTTTGCTATTGATAACGATCTTAACGCGAGAATGCAGTTAGATGGTTCTATTGTAAACCTTACGGTAAACGGAGTTACAATAAAAGATGTTCCTGTATTCGTACAGCCAGGTCAAGCAGAAGGATCTGTAGGTCTTGCGCTTGGATATGGTAAGAAAAACTCAGGAGCAACTGCTGATACAGGGGTAAATGCTTATCCTTTATTCGATGGTTCCAACCTTGTTCTTTCTGGTGTTAAAATCGAGAAAACAGGAGAAAACCACGAATTTGCAGGTATCCAGCTTCAGAATACATTAATGGGTCGTTACGAAATTGCTAAAGAAGTTCCTTTAGCTGAATTCATCAACGTACCATTTGATGATGAGCACAAAGGATGGAATAAGCCTTTGGAATACCACACGATCAGTGGAGCTCTTCCAGCAAGAAAAATCGACCTTTGGGATGCATTTGATGATACTGACGGTCCTCACTTCAACCTATCTATTGACTTAAACTCTTGTACAGGTTGTGGAGCATGTATCATTGCTTGTCAAGCTGAGAACAACGTTCCTGTAGTAGGTAAAGAAGAAGTAAGAATGTCTAGGGATATGTATTGGTTAAGAATTGACCGTTACTACTCTTCAAGACAAAAAGTTGAAGTATACGAAGGATTAAAAGAAGGAATGGCTGTACCTGAGTTATATGGTACTGCATTCGGAGACGGAGGGGCATTGAACCACCCGGCTGATAATCCAGATGTAATCTTCCAACCAGTAATGTGTCAGCACTGTAACCACGCTCCATGTGAAACTGTATGTCCGGTAGCGGCTACTTCACACGGTAAGCAAGGTCAGAACCACATGGCTTACAACAGATGTATCGGTACCAGATATTGTGCAAACAACTGTCCGTACAAAGTAAGACGTTTCAACTGGTTTACTTATAACCTAAATGATAAGTTCGACTACAACATGAACAACGATTTAGGAAGAATGGTACTTAACCCAGACGTAGTTGTAAGAACTAGAGGGGTAATGGAGAAATGTTCAATGTGTATCCAAATGACTCAGAATACGATTCTTGAGGCTAAGAAAGAAGGAAGAAGAGTGAAGGATGGAGAATTCCAGACAGCTTGTTCTAAAGCTTGTTCTACTGGTGCAATGACATTTGGAGACATGAATGATAAAGATTCTTCAATTAGAAAGGTATATGCCTCTAACAGAAGATATTATTTACTAGAGGAGATTGGAACAAAACCAAACGTGTTCTATCACACTAAAGTAAGAAACAGAGTAGAAAAATAA
- a CDS encoding SPOR domain-containing protein — protein sequence MRNLIKIFSILSLFSFYSIEAQQVVKKDTLSGTELVITMDSKINAALEGVEDKCSKVAANNPTKDYGNNDFGISSGTSTKPNKIYVPNRELTNAEICRKNPRILGYKIQITTVKSNEEANEVKSYFRKRFPNLKVETDASLRPNYKILAGSYFTKQSAAGDLSRVREYFKSAVAVQYRIFCAEAK from the coding sequence ATGAGAAATTTGATTAAAATATTTTCGATATTATCATTATTTAGTTTTTATAGTATTGAAGCCCAGCAGGTTGTTAAAAAAGATACGCTTTCAGGAACAGAGCTTGTCATCACTATGGATTCCAAAATAAATGCTGCTTTGGAAGGAGTTGAAGATAAATGTTCAAAGGTTGCTGCTAATAATCCAACTAAAGATTATGGTAATAACGACTTTGGTATTTCTTCAGGAACAAGTACAAAACCTAATAAGATTTATGTGCCAAATAGGGAACTGACTAATGCTGAAATTTGTAGAAAAAACCCTAGGATTTTAGGGTACAAAATTCAGATTACAACAGTAAAAAGCAATGAAGAAGCTAATGAGGTGAAGTCTTATTTCAGAAAAAGATTTCCTAACCTTAAGGTGGAAACAGATGCTTCTTTGAGACCTAATTATAAAATTTTAGCGGGAAGTTATTTTACCAAGCAAAGTGCTGCGGGAGATCTTTCAAGAGTGAGAGAGTATTTTAAATCTGCAGTTGCTGTACAGTATAGAATTTTCTGTGCTGAAGCAAAATAA
- a CDS encoding protein adenylyltransferase SelO, whose amino-acid sequence MNIERISQPFIKKFPGDFSNNPMQRNTPKVLFSTIKPAGFDKPHLIAFNEALSKEIGLGTFEEKDLDFLVGNHLPDNVQTYATAYAGHQFGNWAGQLGDGRAIIAGEITNSSGKRTEIQWKGAGATPYSRHADGRAVLRSSVREYLMSEAMYHLGVPTTRALSLAFTGEDVVRDIMYNGNPQLEKGAVVIRTAESFIRFGHFELMSAQQEYKTLQDLLDFTIENYYPEVTSSDIQKYKDFFESVCTRTADLMVEWFRVGFVHGVMNTDNMSILGLTIDYGPYSMMDEYDLNFTPNTTDLPGRRYAFGKQGQISQWNLWQLANALHPLIKDEKFLENTLNSYGNYFWEAHDKMLCKKFGFDELRKDDEDFFTNWQGLMQELEFDHTLFFNKLEKLTTGIDLKEHFSNISYTFLSDDKLGKLKDFVEKYESRLNSNSISREESLEMMAKSNPKFILRNYLLYECIEEVNNGQTKMLNKLTEALENPYKEIFPEFSNKRPSGYDDTAGCSTLSCSS is encoded by the coding sequence ATGAATATCGAACGCATTAGCCAGCCATTTATCAAGAAATTTCCGGGAGACTTTTCCAATAACCCTATGCAGAGAAACACGCCTAAGGTTTTATTTTCAACCATTAAACCCGCAGGTTTTGATAAACCTCATTTAATTGCCTTTAATGAAGCATTATCGAAAGAAATAGGGCTAGGCACGTTCGAAGAGAAAGACCTTGATTTTTTAGTAGGAAACCATCTGCCTGACAATGTTCAGACCTATGCTACGGCCTATGCAGGACACCAGTTTGGAAACTGGGCCGGTCAGCTTGGAGACGGAAGAGCCATCATTGCAGGAGAGATCACCAATAGCTCAGGAAAAAGAACAGAAATTCAATGGAAAGGAGCCGGGGCAACTCCCTATTCCAGGCACGCAGATGGAAGAGCTGTGCTTAGATCTTCTGTAAGAGAATATCTAATGAGTGAAGCCATGTACCATTTAGGCGTTCCAACAACCAGGGCTTTAAGCCTGGCCTTCACCGGTGAGGATGTTGTTCGTGATATTATGTATAATGGAAATCCTCAGCTGGAAAAAGGTGCTGTAGTTATTAGAACCGCTGAAAGCTTCATTCGATTTGGCCACTTCGAGCTCATGTCCGCCCAACAGGAATACAAAACCTTACAGGATTTATTGGATTTCACAATTGAAAATTACTATCCGGAAGTTACATCATCAGATATTCAAAAATACAAAGACTTCTTTGAATCTGTCTGTACCCGTACCGCAGATCTTATGGTTGAATGGTTCAGGGTTGGATTTGTGCATGGAGTGATGAATACGGATAATATGTCAATTTTAGGGCTCACTATCGATTATGGGCCTTATTCTATGATGGATGAATATGATTTAAATTTTACCCCAAATACTACGGATCTTCCGGGAAGAAGGTATGCTTTTGGAAAACAGGGACAAATCTCTCAATGGAATCTTTGGCAGCTTGCTAATGCCCTTCATCCGTTAATTAAGGATGAAAAATTTTTAGAAAATACATTAAACAGCTATGGCAATTATTTCTGGGAAGCTCATGACAAAATGCTTTGTAAAAAATTTGGGTTTGATGAACTGAGAAAAGACGATGAAGACTTTTTCACCAACTGGCAGGGATTAATGCAGGAGCTGGAGTTCGATCATACTTTATTTTTTAATAAGTTGGAAAAGCTGACTACTGGTATTGATTTAAAAGAGCATTTCAGCAACATATCCTACACTTTTTTAAGTGATGACAAGCTTGGAAAGCTTAAGGATTTTGTTGAGAAATATGAATCCCGATTAAATTCAAACTCCATTTCAAGAGAAGAGTCTTTAGAAATGATGGCAAAGTCAAACCCTAAGTTCATCCTCAGAAATTATTTACTTTACGAATGCATTGAGGAGGTCAACAATGGTCAAACAAAAATGCTAAATAAGCTCACTGAAGCATTAGAAAATCCCTATAAAGAAATATTTCCGGAATTTTCCAATAAAAGACCATCAGGATATGACGACACTGCCGGATGTTCTACACTTTCGTGTAGTTCTTAA
- a CDS encoding T9SS type A sorting domain-containing protein, translating to MKKIILSLAVVSCFYSNAQTILSQNFDGTTFPPTGWTKSNTNSEREWNSTSVVFAGITPISTELRNRFTINGSNSATIDWVDGANDASLISPSFSLVGVTNPVLSFKVKLGWSYMISLNEGNLLAQISTNGGTTWTTIWNEDNEPGFIDDGDGDVDTDLYNTVTVQRDLAAYVGQANVKIRFQYVADNADAVSIDDVQIVANGSLGTSEASKSKTNTSIYPNPTKGEVNIKTDKKIKTTSVADMSGKTLSRAESGNTDISSLPKGIYLVKVEFTDGTSTTEKIIKQ from the coding sequence ATGAAAAAAATTATACTTTCTTTAGCAGTAGTATCATGCTTTTACAGTAATGCACAGACGATACTTTCACAAAATTTTGATGGTACAACATTTCCTCCAACTGGTTGGACAAAATCAAATACCAATTCTGAAAGAGAGTGGAACTCTACCAGTGTTGTTTTTGCCGGCATCACTCCTATTTCTACTGAATTAAGAAATAGATTTACCATTAACGGAAGCAATTCTGCAACCATTGACTGGGTGGACGGAGCAAATGACGCTAGCTTGATAAGCCCGTCTTTTAGTTTAGTTGGCGTAACGAATCCAGTACTAAGCTTCAAAGTAAAATTAGGCTGGTCATATATGATAAGCTTAAATGAAGGCAACCTTCTTGCACAAATTTCAACTAACGGAGGAACAACCTGGACAACAATATGGAATGAAGACAACGAACCAGGCTTCATTGATGATGGAGATGGAGACGTAGATACCGATCTATACAATACAGTGACTGTACAAAGAGATCTAGCAGCTTATGTAGGGCAGGCAAATGTCAAAATAAGATTCCAATATGTAGCAGATAATGCTGATGCCGTTTCAATAGATGATGTACAAATTGTAGCGAATGGATCTCTTGGTACATCCGAAGCTTCAAAATCAAAAACAAATACATCTATCTACCCTAACCCTACAAAAGGAGAAGTCAATATTAAAACTGACAAAAAAATAAAAACAACTTCAGTGGCTGACATGTCAGGAAAAACTCTTAGTAGAGCAGAATCAGGAAATACAGATATTTCAAGTCTTCCAAAAGGAATTTATCTGGTGAAGGTAGAATTTACTGATGGAACTTCTACTACGGAAAAAATTATCAAACAATAA
- a CDS encoding DUF6080 domain-containing protein encodes MSFIKTKFVNFLRLVFPSSYTELSVFLFFITCYGILGSYIAIHYRIIFDSRIPWDAYFSFDNKSILMTGGSFERHPLSYYFFNWIREFCLWISGGKMDVTFRLTLAWLSNIVITLNVIQVFKYLKNIIRLPLPYSLLITFFFGIFSTNIILSFTPENFTYTLFLLSLYNYYAAVQLKKEEKIPVTTLSLAGITIGGLTITNIVKVFIPVFFEKGLFKSWKKIGWAIARGTITIVIYAMLYLYRIDFKYQNIFSKTNQQYEKFSHVESMPTWDMVLSFFFGGNILFPGFILSDKHNMKGFNFKGLYMDLYSSIFPYIFIVLLLILISWSYIKNFKNRWVQIIMISFLFDIFIHCVMRFGLHTSYIYGGHFVFVYPLLIGWLFYTYKSFPKMIAFLTLITSLLLVYLLVNNLYRMSDFFWFLETYYR; translated from the coding sequence GTGTCATTTATCAAAACAAAATTTGTCAACTTTTTAAGGCTGGTTTTTCCATCTTCTTATACAGAACTAAGTGTATTCCTGTTCTTCATCACCTGCTACGGAATTCTCGGGTCCTATATTGCGATACACTACAGAATTATATTCGACAGCAGAATTCCTTGGGATGCCTATTTTAGTTTTGACAACAAATCTATCCTAATGACAGGAGGCAGTTTTGAAAGACATCCGTTATCCTATTATTTTTTCAATTGGATAAGAGAATTCTGCTTATGGATTTCAGGAGGAAAAATGGACGTAACCTTCAGACTTACTTTGGCATGGCTCAGTAATATCGTCATTACTTTAAACGTTATTCAGGTTTTCAAATACCTTAAGAACATTATCAGACTACCATTACCCTACAGTCTTTTAATTACATTCTTTTTTGGGATCTTTTCTACCAATATCATTCTCTCATTCACTCCTGAAAACTTTACATATACTCTATTTTTACTTTCATTGTACAACTATTACGCAGCAGTACAACTCAAAAAGGAAGAGAAAATACCTGTAACTACCCTCTCATTAGCAGGCATTACCATTGGAGGACTTACCATCACCAATATTGTAAAAGTTTTTATTCCTGTATTCTTTGAAAAAGGGCTTTTTAAAAGCTGGAAAAAAATAGGCTGGGCTATTGCAAGAGGAACGATAACCATCGTCATCTATGCAATGCTTTATCTCTATAGAATTGATTTCAAATACCAGAACATTTTTTCAAAAACAAATCAACAATACGAAAAGTTCTCCCATGTAGAATCCATGCCAACTTGGGACATGGTTTTATCTTTCTTTTTTGGGGGGAATATTTTATTTCCTGGATTCATTCTTTCAGACAAACACAATATGAAAGGATTTAACTTTAAAGGTCTTTATATGGATCTCTATTCATCCATATTTCCTTATATTTTCATCGTATTATTATTGATACTGATAAGTTGGAGTTATATAAAGAATTTTAAAAACAGATGGGTTCAGATTATAATGATATCATTCCTCTTTGATATTTTCATTCATTGCGTTATGAGATTTGGCCTTCATACATCCTACATCTATGGCGGACACTTTGTTTTTGTATATCCACTACTCATTGGATGGCTGTTCTACACCTATAAATCCTTTCCAAAAATGATTGCTTTTCTAACATTAATCACTAGCCTGTTATTGGTCTATTTACTCGTAAACAATCTGTACAGAATGTCAGATTTTTTTTGGTTTTTAGAAACCTATTATCGATAA
- a CDS encoding c-type cytochrome, whose amino-acid sequence MISWRKHYKKTLIAIGLLLSTSASFYGQDGDPKNGEKLFKANCTACHALDKQVVGPPLKGVVERVKTEGGVDKDWLHKWIKDNKALRASGDKYANEIFEKYNKTEMQVFPNLTDKDIDDILAFTTNPPEPEPKKDEAKATAGEGASAAPADKSTTNIVIISLLAIAGLLVWILVKLRQLVKLGQSEELTGLNETRVRSFKEMYEKFHYVGKGLIAILAILAAYGVWNWLMWIGVYKGYKPEQPIYFSHKIHAGEQKIDCQLCHSSAKYGKVSEIPSMNVCMNCHRTISEYNADHYMEPGKDKAFYDGEIQKIYAATGWDPAKQQYTGKTQPVEWTRIHNMPDFVYFNHSQHVIAGEQAIINSFNKKNPNNKIDVVCKACHGKIDTMNVVQMANDFTMGWCIECHRTTEVDMNNGYNKEYFKNLHDKLKKQYPQDGGKITVDAIGGLECGKCHY is encoded by the coding sequence ATGATTAGTTGGAGAAAGCATTATAAAAAAACGTTGATCGCAATAGGCTTATTGCTATCAACCAGTGCTTCATTTTACGGGCAAGACGGCGATCCTAAAAACGGAGAGAAACTTTTCAAAGCGAATTGTACTGCATGTCACGCGCTGGACAAACAAGTTGTAGGACCACCATTAAAAGGTGTTGTAGAACGTGTAAAGACAGAAGGTGGTGTAGACAAAGATTGGCTTCACAAGTGGATCAAAGACAACAAAGCTCTTAGAGCTTCTGGGGATAAATACGCCAATGAGATTTTTGAGAAGTACAATAAGACTGAGATGCAGGTCTTTCCAAATCTTACAGATAAGGATATTGATGACATCTTAGCATTCACAACTAATCCGCCAGAGCCGGAGCCAAAAAAGGACGAAGCGAAAGCAACTGCTGGCGAAGGGGCTTCTGCAGCACCTGCGGACAAAAGCACAACAAACATTGTAATCATTTCCCTATTAGCCATCGCAGGTCTATTGGTTTGGATCTTGGTTAAACTAAGACAATTAGTGAAACTAGGTCAATCTGAAGAATTGACTGGGCTTAACGAAACGAGAGTTCGTTCATTTAAGGAAATGTATGAGAAGTTCCACTATGTAGGAAAAGGATTAATTGCAATTCTTGCAATTCTTGCAGCTTACGGAGTTTGGAACTGGCTAATGTGGATCGGTGTTTACAAAGGGTACAAACCAGAACAACCTATCTACTTCTCTCACAAAATCCACGCTGGAGAACAGAAAATTGACTGTCAGTTATGTCACTCTAGTGCTAAATACGGAAAAGTATCTGAGATTCCTTCTATGAACGTTTGTATGAACTGTCACAGAACAATTTCTGAATACAACGCAGATCACTACATGGAGCCAGGAAAAGATAAGGCATTCTATGATGGGGAGATCCAGAAGATCTATGCTGCAACAGGTTGGGATCCTGCAAAACAACAATACACAGGAAAAACACAGCCGGTTGAATGGACAAGAATCCACAACATGCCAGACTTCGTTTACTTCAACCACTCTCAGCACGTAATTGCTGGTGAACAAGCGATCATCAATTCTTTCAACAAGAAGAACCCTAACAACAAAATTGATGTTGTTTGTAAAGCTTGTCACGGAAAAATTGATACAATGAATGTTGTTCAGATGGCTAACGACTTTACCATGGGATGGTGTATCGAGTGCCACAGAACTACTGAGGTTGATATGAACAACGGTTATAATAAAGAGTACTTCAAGAATCTACACGACAAGTTGAAAAAACAATATCCACAAGATGGAGGTAAAATCACTGTAGATGCAATTGGAGGTCTTGAGTGTGGTAAATGTCATTATTAA